The Haloarcula sp. CBA1127 genomic interval GGGTCACAATGCCGAACAAGGGCGACGAACTCCACCACTTCGGGTGGAACGCCTGCTCCTCCTCGTGCCACATGGAGGGGCTGGAGCGCCGGCATCTCGTCATTCCCGGCCAGCGGTCCTCGCGCATCCACATCGTCGACACCAAGGAACGCCGGGACCCTGAACTGACGAAAGTCATCGAACCGGAGGCGGTGTACGAGCACGACCTCTCCGCGCCCCACACCGTCCACTGCATCCCTGACGGCGAGATCCTCATCTCTATGCTCGGCGATGCCGACGGCGACCTCCCTGGTGGCTTCCTCGAACTGAACGACGACTTCGAGGTGCAGGGCCGGTGGGACCCGCCCGGCGAGATCGAGATGAACTACGACTACTGGTACCAGCCCCGCCAGAACGTGATGCTGTCGACGGAGTGGGCGGCCCCGAAGACGTACTACCCCGGCTTCGACCTGGACGACGTCGAGGACGGCAAGTACGGTCAGCAGCTCAACTTCTGGGACTGGGAGGCCGGCACCGTCGAGCAGACCATCGACCTCGGCGAGGACGGCCTGATTCCGCTGGAAGCCCGGTTTTTGCACACGCCCGAGAGCACTCACGGCTACGTCGGCGCGGCGCTGTCCTCGAACATCATCCATTTCCACGAATCGGACGGTGAGTATCACGCCGAGCCGGTCATCGAGTTCGACGACCGCGAGCACGAGGGATGGGACATGCCGGTGCCAGCACTGGTGACGGATATCCTCATTTCGATGGACGACCGCTACCTGTTCGGGTCGAACTGGCTCCACGGCGAGGTGTGGATGTACGACATCTCGGACCCGTCGAACCCTCGAAAGGCCGATTCCATCTCTATCGGCGGCTACTTCGGTGACATCGAACAGGTCCAGGGTCGCGACATCGTCGCCGGCCCGCAGATGCTCCAGCTCTCGCTCGACGGCGAGCGCCTCTACTGGACGACCTCGCTGTTTTCCTCGTGGGACAACCAGTTCTTCCCCGAGGAAGCCGAGAACGGGTCGGTGATGCTCAAAGCCGACGTGGACCCGCGGAAGGGGACGATGTCGCTGGACCGGGACTTCCTCGTGGACTTCGGCGACCTGCCCGAAGGGCCTGCTCGCGCCCACGAGATCCGGTGGCCCGACGGCGACTGTACCAGCGACGTGTGGCAATGAGGGCGACGCGACCGAGCGGCCGATGACCGAGGTTCTGCTGGACTGGCGGGACAGCGAGCGTACCGAGACGATTTCGGTGCCGGACGGCGAGACGATACTTGACGCCGCTGAAGCCGTGGGTATCGGGCTACCGTTCGGCTGTCGGACCGGCGCCTGTGGGACCTGTACGGCTCGGTTGTTGTCCGGCGACGTGGTCCATCATCGCCCGCCGCGGGCGCTCAAAGAGCAACATCTGGCGAACGGCTACGTCCTGCTCTGTATCGCCGAGCCGACGACCGACACGCACCTCGCCGTCGGCGCGACGGTGCAGGCCGAATTGGTCCCGAACCCCTGGAAGTAACGGGGAGCCGGTTAGGCCCGGTGCTGGCCCGACAGCGCTTGCTGGAGTACCTGTCCCAGAAACCCGATAGCTGGAATGACGAACACTGTCGCGTGGACCCAGGCGTCGTACGTAATATCGCTCGGCTTGGTCACGAGAAAGAGCCCGTAGAGGACGACCATCACGACGACCCACAGGACGGTGATGACCAGGAACGGCACGGCGTCCCGGACCGGCTCGGCGACTGCTTCGCGCAGTGTGGCGGACATACCCGGATAGTCGGACGGAATCGGCAAAAACGTACTCCGCGACGGTCCGAACTCCGTCACCAGTTCGATGCAGTCGGTTTCGGCCTCGATAGCCGCCGGACGTCCGCGACGGCGCTGGCGTCGATGCCACGCGCCCCGGGCAACGGCGCACCAGACTGCTGACCGGCCGGCTACTGAAGGCTGATTTTATGTTTTGTACCAGCCATCTCCCAGATATGACCCTCCTCCCGATTGTCGTCGCCCTGTTCGTGTCGCCGGCCGTCACCGCACTGGTGTACGTCGACGCCAGGCGGCGTGACCTGTCCCAGCGGTACTGCACCGCCGCCGCCTCTGCCGTCGGTCTCGCCAGTTTCGGCGGATTTCTCGTCGCCAGTGTCCTCGGCAGTGGGATCTTTTCGACGTACTATCGCCTCGTGAGTCGGCCGGCCGTCGCCGTCACGCCGCTTGACCTCATTCTCTCCTTGCTCCTCTTTGGCTTCGCCATCACTGCACTGGCCGTTCTGGGCTATGGACTCACCAGTCGGTACGGCCCGCTTGCATCGTCGTAATCGCAGCCGATCCCCGAACGAGTACCCCTAATTTCAAACCCGGCACGCCCCCACCGGGACGTATGGACGACACTGACTGGATCGGCGAGACGTTCACCAGCACGGTCGGGTGGGACCACCTGGAGACGCTGGTCAACATCGGGAACCGGATGGCGGGCAGCGACGGCGAACGGGCGGCCGCAGAAGCGACCCGGGACGCGCTGGCGGCGTACGCCCGCGACGCTCGCCTCTCCGAGTTCGGGATACAGGGCTGGGAACGGGGTGAAAGCGCTGTCCACGTCGATGGGTCACCGGTCGCGGCGCAGGCCCACGAATGCATCGCCCTCCCGCGGTCGCCGGCCGACGAGGTGACTGGTGAACTGGTTGATGTCGGTCACGGGCTTCCGGAGGATTTCGAGGACGCCGACTGCGAGGGCGAAATAGTGTTGGCCCGCTCGGACGTACCCGACTGGTACGACCGGTACATCCACCGACGGGAGAAGTACTATCACGCCGTCGAGGCCGGCGCAGTCGGATTTATTTACCGTAATCACGTCGAAGGCGTCCTGCCGCCGACCGGGAGCGTCGGCACGGCGGACGCACCAATCGGCGAGATTCCGGCTATCGGCGTCGCCAGCGAGGCGGGCGCGCGACTGTCGCGTCGCTACGCTGGTAACGATGTTACCGTCAGCGTCGACTGCGAGACACCCGACGCGACGAGCCAGAACGTCCACGCCGAACTGGGACCGGACACCGACGAGCGACTGTTGGTGACTAGCCACGTCGACGCCCACGACATCGCGGAGGGGGCGATGGACAACGGGGCCGGAACGGCGATGGTCGTCGAGGTGGCCCGCGCGCTGGCCGGCCGCGAGGACGAACTGGAGACACGCGTGGAGTTCGTCGCCTTCGGTTCCGAGGAGGTCGGACTTGTCGGCTCGAACCGCCTGGCCGACGAAATTGCCCTCGACGACGTAACGGCCGTGCTCAACTTCGACGGCGTCGTGCAGGGTCGCACGCTGAAGTGTTACACGCACGGCTTCGACGCGCTTTCGGCCGCTGCCGAGGCTGTGGCCGACCGCTTTGACCACCCTATCTCGCTCACGCCGGAGCAAGGCCCCCATAGCGACCACTGGCCGCTCGTGCGGCGGGGCGTCCCCGGCTACCACGTGACCAGCGAAACCGGCGGCGAGGGTCGCGGCTGGGGCCACACCCATGCCGATACGCTGGATAAACTGGAACCCCGGACGTTCCGCGAGCAGGCAGTCCTCCTGACCGAACTCGCCGTGACGCTTGCAGACGACTCAGTGCAGCCTGCTCACAGCGATCCCGCGGCAATCGCCGATGCGCTCGAAGCCCAGAACCTCGCCGAAGGGATGCGGATTACAGGTGACTGGCCCTTCGATGACTGACGCGACGCCAGTCCCTCCACTGTCACGTTCGACTCCGCGACCTGTACGAAAGAACTACCAGATTTCTAGTATTTTCGCCCCCTCCCGCATTCCGGTTCTCTGGTCGCTGACGGTTGAATATAATGATTTACTCAGTATAGAAGTAACATATTCCGTAGGCTATTTACCATATGGGTACATGGAAATCGATGGCAGGTCGATTGGTCTACGTACTGAAGCCACACGTGAACGCCGTCATCGGCGTTCGCTGCCAAGCTCCCATGCTATTCGGTCTCGCGGAGTCCGAGGCCGAGCCGACGTGAGTAAACCATCCCTGCCGTCGTCAGTCAACACCAACACCAATACCTGACGCGACGGCCGTCCACGTGCCAAGGCGGCCGTCGTGTCCACTTTTGGACCGAACTTCTGCGGAATACCAGCTGGTAGCGCGTGCTGTAGAAACCGACACCCGGCGACGAGGGTTCTATGACTCGTACGCCTGTTCCACGTCAGCCTTCGCCGACGGAATGACCTGTTGTTCGGCGCGGCGCATCGACCGCAACGCCTCGTCGGTGAACTCGACATCGAGCGTGGGGAGCGCTCGTGCCAGACCGCCCAGCACCTCGCCGGGGTCGATGCTCAGTTCGAAAGCGAAGGCGTTCTGTTCTTCCTGTAGTGGAACGGAGAATTCGAAATGCGTCTGGACGATCTCCGTCGCCGTCTCCTGATCGTATGTGTCGGTGACGGCCGTCCAGAAGTCGTCGCTGTCGGCGGCGACAAGCGGCGCGAGGTCGTCACCGAACGACTGCTGGCGAGCCAGCAGTCGCTCTCGGATCTGATCTCGTTGGTCGCCACGGACGGTGTCCCGGAGCGCGTTCCAGTAGATATCACGGGCCAGCACTTCGTCAGCATAGGTCTCGAACGCCGCATCAGTGGCGGCGTAATC includes:
- a CDS encoding selenium-binding family protein is translated as MSDTEQPAESGTHDHHDHDHEGPGYATPQAAIEEAEPERTAYVMGLHVGQDVDAPDFLAVVDVDPDSDTYSEIINRVTMPNKGDELHHFGWNACSSSCHMEGLERRHLVIPGQRSSRIHIVDTKERRDPELTKVIEPEAVYEHDLSAPHTVHCIPDGEILISMLGDADGDLPGGFLELNDDFEVQGRWDPPGEIEMNYDYWYQPRQNVMLSTEWAAPKTYYPGFDLDDVEDGKYGQQLNFWDWEAGTVEQTIDLGEDGLIPLEARFLHTPESTHGYVGAALSSNIIHFHESDGEYHAEPVIEFDDREHEGWDMPVPALVTDILISMDDRYLFGSNWLHGEVWMYDISDPSNPRKADSISIGGYFGDIEQVQGRDIVAGPQMLQLSLDGERLYWTTSLFSSWDNQFFPEEAENGSVMLKADVDPRKGTMSLDRDFLVDFGDLPEGPARAHEIRWPDGDCTSDVWQ
- a CDS encoding 2Fe-2S iron-sulfur cluster-binding protein; translation: MTEVLLDWRDSERTETISVPDGETILDAAEAVGIGLPFGCRTGACGTCTARLLSGDVVHHRPPRALKEQHLANGYVLLCIAEPTTDTHLAVGATVQAELVPNPWK
- a CDS encoding M28 family peptidase, producing MDDTDWIGETFTSTVGWDHLETLVNIGNRMAGSDGERAAAEATRDALAAYARDARLSEFGIQGWERGESAVHVDGSPVAAQAHECIALPRSPADEVTGELVDVGHGLPEDFEDADCEGEIVLARSDVPDWYDRYIHRREKYYHAVEAGAVGFIYRNHVEGVLPPTGSVGTADAPIGEIPAIGVASEAGARLSRRYAGNDVTVSVDCETPDATSQNVHAELGPDTDERLLVTSHVDAHDIAEGAMDNGAGTAMVVEVARALAGREDELETRVEFVAFGSEEVGLVGSNRLADEIALDDVTAVLNFDGVVQGRTLKCYTHGFDALSAAAEAVADRFDHPISLTPEQGPHSDHWPLVRRGVPGYHVTSETGGEGRGWGHTHADTLDKLEPRTFREQAVLLTELAVTLADDSVQPAHSDPAAIADALEAQNLAEGMRITGDWPFDD